A window from Hypomesus transpacificus isolate Combined female chromosome 26, fHypTra1, whole genome shotgun sequence encodes these proteins:
- the LOC124487353 gene encoding elongation of very long chain fatty acids protein 1-like, which yields MLQDIGSQIMEVYDYVMAGTDPRLKVYPMMQNPLYMSATLLSYLFFVLFAGPRFMANRKPFQLKEAMIIYNFSLVALSVFIVYEFLMSGWATTYTWRCDPCDYSDSPQGLRMVRVAWLFFFSKLIELMDTVFFVLRKKHGQITFLHIFHHSFMPWTWWWGVSYAPGGMGSFHAMVNSVVHVIMYFYYGLSAAGPRFQKFLWWKKYMTAIQLVQFILVSLHVTQYYFMESCDYQVPLFIHLIWVYGTFFFVLFSNFWYQAYIKGKRLPKLDSKQSHNGKTNGSTVASNGKHAENVTSNGISHGTSNGVTHQENGSATIGKMKKA from the exons ATGTTGCAGGACATAGGTTCTCAAATCATGGAGGTATATGACTATGTCATGGCAGGAACTG ACCCACGATTGAAGGTTTATCCAATGATGCAGAATCCATTGTACATGTCTGCCACATTGCTGAGCTACCTGTTCTTTGTGCTGTTTGCTGGGCCGCGCTTCATGGCCAATCGCAAGCCGTTCCAACTCAAGGAGGCCATGATCATCTACAACTTCTCCCTTGTGGCATTGTCTGTCTTTATTGTTTATGAG TTTCTGATGTCTGGCTGGGCCACCACATACACTTGGAGATGTGACCCATGCGATTATTCTGACAGCCCTCAAGGACTAAGA ATGGTCCGAGTGGCTTGGCTGTTCTTTTTCTCCAAACTCATTGAACTCATGGACACA GTCTTCTTTGTGCTGAGGAAGAAGCATGGCCAGATCACCTTCCTGCACATCTTCCACCATTCCTTCATGCCTTGGACCTGGTGGTGGGGTGTCAGCTATGCTCCTG GGGGAATGGGCTCCTTCCATGCCATGGTCAATTCTGTTGTCCACGTCATCATGTACTTCTACTATGGTCTGTCAGCTGCTGGACCACGCTTCCAGAAGTTCCTCTGGTGGAAAAAGTACATGACTGCCATCCAGCTG GTTCAGTTTATCCTAGTTTCCCTCCATGTCACGCAGTATTACTTTATGGAGAGCTGTGACTATCAGGTCCCTTTGTTCATCCACCTCATTTGGGTGTACGGCACCTTCTTCTTTGTTCTGTTCTCCAACTTCTGGTACCAGGCCTACATTAAAGGCAAACGGCTGCCAAAGCTGGACAGCAAACAAAGTCACAATGGCAAGACCAATGGATCTACTGTGGCCAGCAATGGCAAGCACGCAGAGAATGTTACCAGCAATGGTATCTCCCACGGCACAAGCAATGGAGTCACTCACCAAGAGAATGGTAGTGCTACGATAGGTAAAATGAAAAAGGCGTAG